Within the Borrelia hispanica CRI genome, the region CTATACATATTTCTTGATGCTATTAGTAAGTTTTGATAATACTTAAATTTATTCATATTAACATTATGTTTAACTTTGGATTTAGAATGGTCAGTATTAACAACTTGTTTGTTTTGTACTCTACTTTCTATTGATTTTGCTTTTGTTATATCTACAGATGGTTTGATTGCACTGCTATCTTTGCTATTAGAAGTATTATTTTCAATTTGTCTTTTATTATTTCTTTGTTCAAGATCTAAGTTACTAGCATCAGTATCAACTTCACTTTCTATTGACAAATATGCAACTAGTGCATAACGTTTGAAATAAGTTATTGCAGAACCCACAAGCTGAGACCACGTATTTTGACTTTTGATTCCAATAGATTTCAATTCCTCTATATATAGAGGTGTATCAAATGAATATTCATACCCACTAGAATTATAAAATGTTGTTGTAACAACACTGATTGTATTATTCCCTATAACTTTACAAGTTGGAACTTGTACAAAATCAATATCTAGATTATGTTCTTTAATAACATTCTTAACTTCCCTTACTATTTCATTAAAATCTTGATACTTATATCCATATCCATTAAGATTTTTGTTCACGCCATCCAAACTCATCCTCAAAGTTTTAAGGTTATTTAAAAAGTTTATTCTCTTTTGATTCATTGTTGTATTTTTGTTATTAATTTTTATTTCTTGCATATTTGTTTTTGTAATATTATTACTATTTATATTCATATAAACTCTCCTTATTTGTTAGTTTTATATAAATAAATATTATAGCAAAAATTAATTTTTGTCAACTATATATTTTTAATCAAACATTATCAAAATCAAAATATAAAATTTCAATTGATATAAATTTAAAGAGAAAAAAATTAGGTCTTTGTTAACACTTCTTAATAAAGACTTATTAACAAAGACCTAACATCTTTTAAAACCACCTAACAAATTCAGAAGTCTGAACATAAATAGACCTCAACAATACTACTACCATATACTAAATCCATAATAATGTCAATTAACTTACTAACATATATACTGTAATCATATATGTTATCTATATACACAAAAGTAGATATAATAAACAATATCAAAGAAATAATTTTTTCAAAAAAACTATATCATATCTAACATTAGAAATAGATCTGAATAAATTTTACCTTAAATTTTTAAATTCCTTGAAAAACTCTTCTATTAAATCTCTTTTATCTTGAAACAATTTATCCATTAAAAAACTAGTAAACTTAGCATTTTTCTTATAAAAATCATAACTTTCTTGTTTTTTAAGCTGAAATCTTAAGGGCTTTATGGGATTTTGTTTTGACCTTTTTATTGTTTTAGTTTCCTTATTCCTTAATACAATTAATGTTTCCAATATGCCATTTTTTATCAAAAATTCTTCTTCTATCACCCCTTCTTCTATTGCATTAGCAATCTTTAGATAATTATAAACCTGAGCTCTTGCAAGTCTAAAATCTTTAGCAAAAGCATCAAAACTTTTATATCCATCAAACTTGTAATACTGCTTATCCTTGATTTCTTTTAAAATTTTCAATGTTTCTAATTTACAATAAATTTCTTTTTTAGAATTAATTTTTAATTTTTCTTTTAAAGAACTATAATGATTTAATGTGTCATCATTAATAATACAATTTTCATTACCATTTAAATCCCTTTTATTAAGCTTTATATCCATTTCAAACTCCTTTTTAATAAATTGTCTAATTATTAGACTATTTACCAATTTGATAGTTAAATTTTATTAATAAGTGACTTTTTTTTTAAAAAAAACTTGCAAAATATTCTCATATTCTTTTATATAATCCTTATTCAAATCAAAAGTATTATTTTCTGCTATTCTTCTATTTAAATCTTCTCTTTCCGACACTATCCCTAAAAATCTGTCGCCTTTTTTTAAAATCTCAAACAATACCTTATGCGTTTTATTCTTTCTAAATCTTGTTATTATTAAAAATATAGGTAAAGACAATTTTAATTTTTTTATAAAAAAATTAAACAAATCTAAACTTTCAACTGCCCATTTTTCAGCTGTCATT harbors:
- a CDS encoding ERF family protein; its protein translation is MNINSNNITKTNMQEIKINNKNTTMNQKRINFLNNLKTLRMSLDGVNKNLNGYGYKYQDFNEIVREVKNVIKEHNLDIDFVQVPTCKVIGNNTISVVTTTFYNSSGYEYSFDTPLYIEELKSIGIKSQNTWSQLVGSAITYFKRYALVAYLSIESEVDTDASNLDLEQRNNKRQIENNTSNSKDSSAIKPSVDITKAKSIESRVQNKQVVNTDHSKSKVKHNVNMNKFKYYQNLLIASRNMY
- a CDS encoding chromosome replication/partitioning protein: MDIKLNKRDLNGNENCIINDDTLNHYSSLKEKLKINSKKEIYCKLETLKILKEIKDKQYYKFDGYKSFDAFAKDFRLARAQVYNYLKIANAIEEGVIEEEFLIKNGILETLIVLRNKETKTIKRSKQNPIKPLRFQLKKQESYDFYKKNAKFTSFLMDKLFQDKRDLIEEFFKEFKNLR